The genomic window CATATAACAAAGAGTAAAATAACTACAAGTATTTGACATAGCAAATCATAATCACGTGAAACAGGAAATCAGAACAGCATATGGATGAGCTATCatgaagaagaaattaaaaaatgCAATCAATTCTATAACATATGGAATACTTACAGTCATCCACCGGCACCTCATTGCAACATCCCTTACAGTCTTGTCAGGTAGTCTAGCAGCTATCTTGATATACTTCATGATATTAGGTTCATTTGCATATCTAAAAATTTCCATATGGAACATATCAATATGCGAAGAACATAGGAGGATGATACTCATAATAGATCATAAGATGGAAGTAATAGTAGcaatagaaataaaaatcaataaaatgGACAGGCATCATTTGTTTAAAGGTGAGAATTAGTTACATTAACATTACTTGCATACAAAAAATCATGATAAATTCAGCTTTAATCAAATGAAATCCAGTGTCATGTCCGGAaactccaagagaagaaccgCTGGTTCAAAGACTTGGCTTTTCTTTGTTCACATGAATAAAATAGCATATCAGAAGGCATAACTTTTGTGAAACTAGGCCCATACTGAACCAAGGACAAATGAGAGTCCGGCTGAGCAAATTGTCAAGAACAAACAGAAAGTGATAGATATCAAAAACCACAACAATCAAAAGTGGACTCCTGCCTGtgatctttttatatttttttccctTCATTCCAACAGCACCAAAACCTCAGTACTGTACAAGTTTCCTGGCAGAAACAAAAGGTCGCTACGGATTCATCATACCCAGAAAGCAAGAAATATGGAGAACCAACAAAATTTCAGAGAAGAACGAAAATTTAGAATGTGTATGGAGTGAAGAAGATCAAGCAAAACCAATAGACAACCTACCTTTCAAGACCTTCCCTCAACATGGCCAATTCTTCATATGACCAGTCGACAGCCAACCCTATGCCATGCTTGAGACCAGGCACCGGCTCCTGAAGGATATTGCTAGGAGAATTGCAAGGTGAAATCATCAAAGAAGCATTATTTATCATCATTGCAGGATTATTGGCCAGAATCATCCCAGCTGTGCTGCTAATCCCACTCATACTATTCATGCCGATCATCCCCGTTGTGCTGTTTACTGTCTCTGACTGAAAAGAAACCACTTGCTGATTGCAGAAAGATTGTGGGAAAACTCCCCCGTGCGGAAAATTCATGTTCGGATCTTCTGCCATCTTCTTACCAAGAAAGCTCTCAGAAGAACAATTTCATCACAGACTGTTCAAATTTTCCAATACAGTAGGCTCAAGATTTCTTCCAAGACCTCGACATCACAAATGCAActaccacccaaaaaaaaaaaaaaaatccgcttTTAAACATCCTCGGAACCTTGTTTCAAGAATCAAAAAAACacctataaaatatcaaaaagcaAACCTGCTAAAGAATCTCCTAAGACCCCGCTTTCAACAAAACCACCAACGAAACCGCCAGAAACGATCGAGGATGAATGCCTCAACAGTCCAAAACACCCAACATCCAATCGTTTAGCCGTCACAACTCTGCCCGGTCATCCACGAACCAGCTTTCCTCTTTCCTTCCCTACGATAAGCAAAGAAAGATCACACCGAGTTAAAGAAGACCCCTCTCATGTCATCAAAATCAAAACTTCACTTCAAAAGACTCACCTAgaaaacaagaaagaaagaaataaacgATTAAACGGAGGTCTAAATACACCCAAAATCTCATTCAGAAAACAATCTTTTGCATTCAAACCTACTCAAAAAACCAGTATAAATCCAAAACCAAGAAAAAATAAAGTGGGAGAAAGAGAGCAACCTGTGCGAACGATCTCCTTCTTGTTGCGGGGTAGATAGAGAAATCGAGGCCCTAATAATAAGAAGAAGAGGCGGGGCGTCTTCTCTCCAACGAGAAGGCGAAAGAAAAGAGAAGCCACCCCACTCACCAGTTTATAGCCAACAAAAACCAATTATAAAAACAAAGAATTTATAAAGAAGTATaagacagagggagagaaagagtgaTCAGTTGGAATTCAGGAAAACAGTGGAAGTCCGGATTCCGGCATTCGATGCCAATAATTGTTGGATCCTTCTCCTCCACTTTtttcctctcctcctcttttaTCTACCCACGAactcacttttttttttaaaactaatcattaattcttgtttttttttttccgtttACATATTTCTCGTCTCATAACTTTAcgttttttttcgaaaaaaagaagggtttctctttttttcttttggttacCCTTTTGGTTgggtctctccctctctctctcctttttttccctCCCTCCCTTCTGCAATCGTGGCTTTAGTGCCCATCCCCATTCCACTTCCCCAACTTCCCCTTTGCTTTTGTTAGGACTCTCAAGATTTACCCCCGTCTCTGGGTAATTTACCGGAACGCCATTTCGCGGCAAAACAATGGTTAAAACTTAAAATACATCTttcatctctctcctctctcgATGTTTGGTTCTTATTATTAGAGTTTGGTGATGAGGGAGAACCCCGGGGGGTGGGCATGGGCGGCCAAAATGTGATGCTTTTGCTCTCCTCCGGTGCTTTCAGATGTGGGCTGATTCCCAAGCATAAATTAAATGAGGATTGGTCAAATATTCCACCATTTTTCCAAGACAAGGACGGTTCTCTCAGCAGGATCGGATCCCTTCCAATTTCGGGTGGTTAGGTTTTCCATCAACCAATGATGTAAAAAGACCAATGACAGTCTTAAGTTATGTCTTCTAGAGACATCGAGTAAATTCATGCAGTGTCTGAGAATATGTCAAAATCGAATTGAGCCATTTGCAggcatatgaattatttattagcTAATGGACATgtattgaaaataataaaattaagtatTTAATAAACttgtatattaatttttataaataaataattataataaataatataatttgagcTTAGTTCTGAAATCTCCATGGTAAGAAATTCTTATACTCACTTGTTAATTATCGAATCAAATATAAAGTTAAATATCTTCTATATAAGAACTATATGCAAGAACAGCTGAATAAGCAAGAAATTAAGAGCCTATTTGGATACGGAATTAAGCTATCCAAGGATAAGCTATGCATTTAAAAGAAAGTCTTAAGAATCAAATTGCAATCGAAGAAATTTGGTAAATCAAAGATGGCCAAGGAGCTCATTATCACAATTTTTTTAGGAGATCTAACTCCCCTTTTCAATCATATATATGAAGGTTGAATTTTTGGGATAATTGGCTCTATCGGACTTCTATGATACCTAATTCTCTCTAATAGTGACTTCCAATTAGATGTGGAGTTATTGCAAGGTTTATATATACGAGCTTCTAAACAATTCTATGAGCTTATTTGGATGTCTACATGAACTATCCCATGGAATGGTTTTTCACCCGACTAAATGTTGAGATAAAGTAGCAATGGTAGAGAAATACCAAGTAGAAGTATCGATGCATCGAGAGCTATTGGAtcatagaatcttaaaaaatagGATAACATATAGATTCCTTCTTTGCGGTGATTTGCAATATTCTAATATCTTTTTTTTAGACCATGGGAGATAAAATTTTATTCAGTGATATATCTTCGATTCAACCTGCTGATGTAACATTGACGACCAATTGGAGCTTGACATGAATCGACCATGCAGCCTTCATTTGACCAACTAGCCCTTATCATGTGGCTATTCCGAAAGCATACAGAGATATTCAAATCTCCCTCTATTCGACGATAGTTGGTGTTGCAGCTAGGGACTCATGGCTCGGCATATAAAGTATTATCCGTTCTAATCCATGGGCCTATAGTTTTGTCCTTCAAAAAGTACCTCATGTGGAATGATGATCCCTTCTATATGAATCAGAGTTCTTCTTGACTTATAATCAATATGAGAATAATGATGCTCTTCCTTCTATATCATAGCATAGCCCCTTAGTCAAGGAAGAGTTTGTATATAGACAGAAGGTGTCCTCTTTATTTTTATCACAATTAGTATATGGATGGAAGGAGCTCTATAGTTGTAAGGGTGGTCTCCTTCTTGGCACGTCACTATTAAACTAAGGGTTCATTGCTCGGCATGTGAGGTATTATCTGTTCTAATCCATGAATCTCATGATTTTTTTCCTCAAAAGGTATCTCGTGTGAGAAAATGTCCTTCTATATAAGTCAGAATCTTCTTTGACTCATAACCAATATAAAATTCATGATGCCTCCCTTCTACACCACAATAGTTGCTACAACAATAGAATGACCCTCTAGCCATAAGATCTGTATCTTATTGTACTGCTAATCACAATGAGTACTAATCCTCATATACATAAATCTTTCTAAGAGACCTTCCAACTAACTTGAAGTAAGTCCAAACAAGTCATAAGTCCAATTGAGCCTTTGAGTTTGATTTATGAGCTTAAAGGAGATCCCAAACAAagttttcataattttatattaagCATAGTCCCACTAGAAGTTATCTCTCTTGAACTCATAAactctctttctcctttttctctcacTATAGAATTTAAGCGTTATGAATTGGATAAGCCTATTCATTATTGTAAAATGAATTTCATTTTTCaagtaagaaaagaaaaaatcataggtGCCCACATAAACTATCCTTCTCTATCCAATAAATTTTAAGACAAGGATAGTAATGGTAAGAAAAATTAAACCATAAGCTTCACATTTCAGGAGCTAGAATCTCAAAAGATTGGGATATTGGATTTCCATTTTGGGTTAATTTGCGGTATCTTAATTTGTGGGGATCATAGGGGCCAAAGTTCTCTTGTTTGACTTTTCTCATGCTAATTCTCTCTACAATTTCAATGCGTTCAAATAAATCCCAACAGTTTATCTTACTAGGAATTTGGTTTAGGTTTTCAAATTGGATAAGGAAGTTATTCTAGCACATGGATTTCATTTTGTGAGTAAGAAAAAAACCTATAGAGATCTACGTATGCCCACCACCTTCCATCTTTTCTCATGTGCTCTCTCTGTTTCTGCAATCCAATGGGCAATAGATtgcaggggaaaaaaaaaaaaaaaaattaaaatatgagtcGGCAACTCTTCAACCTGGTTGTACAACCATTCATACTACCATGGTTGTAGCAGATCCTAGCTGCATGATAAGACGTGACGTGATGCAATCGGTGAACGAAGTCGTACGCGTCGCGGTACGTGCTTATCTGCAAATAAAGTACGTGTCCACAACGCGATGGCGCCACGTCAGGAGGAAATGGTTTATTTTTGAAGTTTACGCGGAACATGGATTCTGGCAGCCTGCGCCAGCAACCCGCGCGTCCAACGGGAGTTGGAAGGGATGGCTCGGCAGTTGCCAA from Elaeis guineensis isolate ETL-2024a chromosome 4, EG11, whole genome shotgun sequence includes these protein-coding regions:
- the LOC105034391 gene encoding uncharacterized protein isoform X4 produces the protein MAEDPNMNFPHGGVFPQSFCNQQVVSFQSETVNSTTGMIGMNSMSGISSTAGMILANNPAMMINNASLMISPCNSPSNILQEPVPGLKHGIGLAVDWSYEELAMLREGLERYANEPNIMKYIKIAARLPDKTVRDVAMRCRWMTKKENGKRRKQEEYYAGKKIKDGKEKMVDCSTRSNVHPIQPDNAAAYSSMMHHGNHNNQFSCEAPVIDGATRHLLDENVQVFNKIAANLQTFQNKVAVSHCIPRIF